The Devosia sp. SD17-2 genome includes a region encoding these proteins:
- the rph gene encoding ribonuclease PH, translating into MRPSLRAPDQMRAVTIERNVAMKAEGSCLISFGNTKVLCTASVETSLPGWLRGKGQGWVTAEYGMLPRATGSRTRREATAGKQTGRTQEIQRLIGRSLRAVVDLTLLGEAQITLDCDVLEADGGTRTASITGAYVALVDAIRWMEERKLTKGQALKDSVAAVSCGIYRGAPVLDLDYLEDVEAETDANFVMTGSGKFVEIQGTAEGAPFDRAELEALMDLAGKGIGELSLLQQAALNA; encoded by the coding sequence ATGCGGCCATCCCTGCGCGCCCCCGACCAGATGCGGGCCGTCACCATAGAGCGCAATGTGGCCATGAAAGCTGAAGGCTCATGCCTTATCAGCTTCGGTAACACAAAGGTGTTGTGCACCGCTTCGGTCGAAACCAGCCTGCCGGGCTGGCTGCGCGGCAAGGGCCAGGGCTGGGTCACGGCCGAATATGGCATGCTGCCCCGCGCCACCGGTAGCCGCACCCGCCGCGAGGCCACGGCCGGCAAGCAGACCGGCCGCACCCAAGAAATCCAGCGCCTGATCGGCCGCTCGCTGCGCGCCGTTGTCGACCTCACCCTCCTGGGCGAGGCGCAGATCACCCTCGACTGCGACGTGCTGGAGGCCGATGGCGGCACCCGCACCGCCTCGATCACCGGCGCCTATGTGGCGCTTGTGGACGCCATCCGCTGGATGGAAGAGCGCAAGCTGACCAAGGGCCAGGCGCTGAAAGACAGTGTTGCGGCGGTGTCGTGCGGGATCTATCGCGGCGCGCCGGTGCTCGACCTTGATTATCTCGAGGACGTGGAAGCCGAGACCGACGCCAATTTCGTCATGACCGGCTCGGGTAAATTTGTCGAAATCCAGGGGACGGCAGAAGGCGCGCCGTTCGACCGCGCCGAGCTCGAGGCGCTGATGGACCTTGCCGGCAAGGGCATTGGCGAATTGAGCCTGCTGCAACAGGCGGCGCTCAACGCATGA
- a CDS encoding non-canonical purine NTP pyrophosphatase, protein MSTLPRLRRGDRLVIATHNAGKLKEFRELFEPFGLELVSAGELGLPEPEETGTTFAENARTKAHAAAKGANMLALSDDSGISVDALDGQPGVYTADWAGVPRDFGKAMQRVEDELQAKGATDPAQRRAAFNATLCLAHPDGRDVLYVGTCPGTLIWPPRGTQGHGYDPMFMPDGHEITFGEMAAEVKHSWSPGQEGLSHRARAFAQFVENQIER, encoded by the coding sequence ATGAGCACTCTCCCCCGCCTGCGCCGCGGCGACCGGCTGGTCATCGCCACCCATAATGCGGGAAAGCTCAAGGAGTTTCGCGAGCTGTTCGAGCCGTTTGGGCTTGAGCTGGTGTCCGCTGGCGAACTGGGCCTGCCCGAGCCGGAAGAAACCGGCACGACTTTTGCCGAAAATGCCCGCACCAAGGCCCATGCTGCCGCCAAGGGCGCCAATATGCTGGCGCTTTCCGATGATTCGGGAATCAGCGTCGATGCGCTCGATGGCCAGCCGGGCGTCTACACGGCCGACTGGGCCGGCGTGCCGCGCGATTTCGGCAAGGCCATGCAGCGGGTGGAAGACGAATTGCAGGCCAAGGGGGCAACCGATCCCGCCCAGCGCCGCGCCGCGTTCAACGCTACGCTCTGCCTTGCCCATCCCGATGGTCGCGACGTGCTCTATGTCGGCACCTGCCCGGGCACGCTGATCTGGCCGCCGCGCGGCACCCAGGGCCATGGCTATGACCCGATGTTCATGCCCGACGGGCACGAGATCACCTTTGGCGAGATGGCGGCCGAAGTGAAGCATTCCTGGTCGCCGGGACAAGAAGGTCTGTCCCATCGCGCCCGCGCCTTTGCCCAATTCGTGGAGAACCAGATTGAGCGCTAA
- the hemW gene encoding radical SAM family heme chaperone HemW, with product MSANPNDLFGVYVHWPFCASKCPYCDFNSHVHRGPFDEDAYVEGYKREIAHMAALAPGRLVQSIFFGGGTPSLMSPKAVGTILDAIAGAWQIDTNAEITLEANPTSVEVDRFRGFRSAGVNRVSLGVQSLREGPLAELGRRHSVDEAIAAVRVAQSIFDRSSFDIIYARPKQTLEDWEDELKEAIWLARGHLSLYQLTIEHGTRYYDLYSAGKLKMPDEDLAADFYEMTQELTAAAGMPAYEISNHAVPGQESRHNMLYWRYGEYAGIGPGAHGRLMVNHQRHATATEKMPFEWLKLVNEFGHGMTTDDVLTWEEQGDEFLVMGLRLKEGISPSRFMSISGRSIAEKQIEALKGYGFVETLPNGNIRVTEKGFPVLDAVVADLAA from the coding sequence TTGAGCGCTAACCCGAACGACCTGTTCGGCGTCTATGTGCATTGGCCGTTCTGCGCGTCCAAATGCCCATATTGCGACTTCAATTCCCATGTGCATCGCGGCCCCTTCGACGAGGACGCCTATGTCGAGGGTTACAAGCGCGAGATCGCCCATATGGCCGCGCTGGCGCCGGGTCGGCTGGTGCAGTCGATCTTTTTCGGCGGCGGCACGCCTTCGCTGATGAGCCCCAAGGCCGTCGGGACCATTCTCGACGCCATCGCCGGCGCCTGGCAGATCGACACCAACGCCGAGATCACGCTCGAAGCCAATCCGACATCGGTGGAAGTGGACCGGTTCCGCGGTTTCCGCAGCGCCGGGGTGAACCGGGTGTCGCTGGGCGTGCAGTCGCTGCGCGAGGGTCCGCTGGCCGAGCTTGGCCGTCGCCACAGTGTCGACGAGGCCATCGCGGCCGTGCGCGTGGCGCAGTCGATCTTTGATCGCTCAAGCTTTGACATCATCTATGCCCGCCCCAAGCAGACGCTTGAGGACTGGGAGGACGAGCTCAAGGAAGCCATCTGGCTGGCGCGGGGGCACCTCAGCCTCTATCAGCTGACCATTGAGCACGGCACGCGCTACTATGACCTCTATAGCGCCGGCAAGCTCAAGATGCCGGATGAGGATCTGGCGGCCGATTTCTACGAGATGACGCAGGAGCTGACGGCCGCCGCCGGCATGCCCGCCTACGAGATTTCCAACCATGCCGTGCCCGGCCAGGAAAGCCGGCACAACATGCTCTACTGGCGCTATGGCGAATATGCAGGGATTGGCCCGGGCGCGCACGGCCGGCTGATGGTCAACCACCAGCGCCACGCCACGGCGACCGAGAAGATGCCGTTCGAGTGGCTCAAGCTCGTCAACGAGTTCGGCCATGGCATGACCACCGACGATGTGCTGACCTGGGAAGAGCAGGGGGATGAATTCCTCGTCATGGGGCTGCGCCTCAAGGAGGGCATTTCCCCGTCGCGGTTCATGTCGATCTCGGGCCGGTCGATCGCCGAAAAGCAGATCGAGGCCTTAAAGGGGTATGGATTTGTCGAGACCCTGCCCAATGGCAATATCCGGGTGACGGAAAAAGGCTTTCCGGTGCTCGACGCAGTGGTGGCGGATCTGGCGGCGTAA
- a CDS encoding TIM barrel protein: MTKLSACIEMLFTAESSDPVQRIHLARAEGFEAVEFWLWSNKDLDAIERALDETGVKLAGIVAEPFAKLTNPKTHDDFLRGLEQSRDVAVRLGAPVLICQSGNNRLLVDRQRQRDALTSVLKRAADVLEGSGVKLGLEPLNDRVDHPLYFLTSTSEALDIMDAVDRPEIGITYDLYHSMVMAEDPISVIGNRGHHIVHLHIADRPGRNQPGSGKLDLLTPLTALIAQGYDGYIGLEFRPTADTKTALVETRAALAPLMAP, translated from the coding sequence ATGACAAAACTCTCCGCCTGCATCGAAATGCTCTTTACGGCGGAGAGTTCTGATCCCGTCCAGCGCATCCATCTGGCCAGGGCCGAAGGCTTTGAGGCCGTCGAATTCTGGCTCTGGTCCAACAAGGATCTCGACGCCATCGAGCGCGCGCTCGACGAAACCGGCGTGAAACTCGCCGGCATCGTCGCCGAGCCTTTTGCCAAGCTCACCAATCCCAAGACCCACGACGATTTCCTGCGTGGCCTCGAACAGAGCCGCGACGTGGCCGTGCGGCTCGGTGCACCGGTGCTGATCTGCCAATCGGGCAATAACCGCCTGCTCGTCGATCGCCAGCGCCAGCGCGATGCCCTCACCAGCGTCCTCAAACGCGCCGCCGATGTGCTGGAGGGCTCAGGGGTAAAACTGGGGCTTGAGCCGCTCAATGACCGGGTCGATCACCCGCTCTATTTTCTTACGTCCACGAGTGAGGCCCTCGACATCATGGATGCGGTCGACCGTCCAGAGATCGGCATCACCTATGATCTCTACCATTCCATGGTCATGGCCGAGGACCCTATCAGCGTGATCGGCAATCGCGGCCACCACATCGTCCATCTGCACATCGCCGATCGCCCCGGCCGCAACCAGCCGGGCTCGGGCAAGCTCGATTTGCTCACCCCGCTCACCGCGCTGATCGCCCAGGGATATGATGGCTATATCGGCCTCGAATTCCGCCCGACAGCCGATACGAAAACGGCGCTGGTCGAAACCCGCGCCGCTCTTGCGCCTCTTATGGCGCCATAG
- the pyrF gene encoding orotidine-5'-phosphate decarboxylase: protein MAGQLIVGLDVSSRARAEEIVTTLGDTVDFYKIGYQCFYGADGFALGKDLIAAGKKVFFDLKLLDIDNTVEKGVAAFAETGAAMLTVHAYPKTMRAAARAAEGSNLCVLGVTVLTSMDDADVKEAGYERDAAGLVALRAQQAREAGIGGIVASSHEAEMVRTIVGPKLAIVTPGIRPAGSAAGDQKRIMTPAQALAVGATHLVIARPIVEAPDPAEAARAILAEMAGSGTRLA from the coding sequence ATGGCCGGCCAGCTGATTGTTGGGCTCGACGTGTCGTCACGCGCACGCGCCGAGGAAATCGTCACCACCTTGGGCGACACGGTAGATTTCTACAAGATCGGCTACCAGTGCTTTTATGGCGCTGACGGCTTTGCCCTGGGCAAGGATCTGATCGCCGCCGGCAAGAAGGTCTTTTTTGACCTAAAACTCCTCGACATCGACAACACGGTCGAAAAGGGCGTTGCCGCCTTTGCCGAAACCGGCGCGGCCATGCTGACCGTCCACGCCTATCCCAAGACCATGCGCGCCGCCGCTCGCGCCGCCGAGGGTTCTAACCTCTGCGTGCTTGGCGTAACCGTCCTCACCTCGATGGACGATGCCGACGTCAAGGAGGCCGGTTACGAGCGCGACGCGGCGGGCCTCGTTGCACTGCGCGCCCAGCAGGCGCGTGAAGCCGGCATTGGCGGCATTGTCGCCTCCTCGCACGAAGCCGAAATGGTCCGCACCATCGTCGGGCCGAAGCTCGCCATCGTCACCCCCGGCATTCGCCCGGCGGGCAGCGCAGCCGGCGACCAGAAGCGCATCATGACCCCCGCCCAGGCCCTCGCCGTGGGCGCCACCCATCTCGTCATCGCCCGCCCTATTGTGGAAGCGCCCGATCCGGCCGAAGCTGCCCGGGCAATCCTGGCCGAAATGGCCGGCTCCGGAACAAGGCTCGCGTAA
- a CDS encoding winged helix DNA-binding protein has protein sequence MQQQALSTLVAWMRLDQSISAFHTMLKARHGITGLQLAVLHILAERPHMALAALRKGLNMHAATLGQSIDELRRLELCIVRTDPRDRRARLVAITEKGLELVKAVPLAGPNRLRQIETDPARLDQLTTALNDALDIFGLAEKG, from the coding sequence ATGCAGCAGCAGGCTCTTTCGACCCTTGTCGCCTGGATGCGGCTCGACCAGTCCATCTCCGCCTTCCACACCATGCTCAAGGCCAGACACGGCATTACCGGGCTGCAGCTGGCCGTGCTGCATATCCTGGCCGAACGCCCGCACATGGCGCTGGCGGCGCTGCGCAAGGGGCTCAACATGCATGCAGCGACCCTTGGGCAGTCGATCGACGAACTGCGCCGGCTCGAGCTCTGCATCGTGCGCACCGATCCACGCGACCGGCGGGCCCGGTTGGTGGCGATCACTGAAAAGGGGCTGGAGCTGGTCAAAGCCGTTCCGCTGGCCGGGCCAAACAGGCTGCGCCAGATCGAGACCGATCCGGCCCGGCTCGATCAGCTGACCACAGCGCTCAATGATGCGCTCGATATTTTTGGGCTGGCGGAGAAGGGGTAG
- a CDS encoding histidine phosphatase family protein produces MRALYLTHPQVQMDPLIPVPLWSLSDEGRQRVEHFIARRTIPAGAFVFTSRETKAMQMADLFAEITGTPALSDHLMGENDRTATGFLPAPLFEATADAFFAAPDTSIDGWETASDAQVRIVATVGLALQSVPPDTPAIFCGHGAVGTLLKCHLGGLPISREEDQSRRGAQGGGNGFVFDMKTLALLTDWVPMEDILLDWWKG; encoded by the coding sequence ATGCGGGCGCTCTATCTGACCCACCCCCAGGTTCAAATGGATCCTCTCATCCCGGTGCCCCTGTGGTCCCTTTCGGATGAGGGGCGCCAACGCGTTGAACATTTTATCGCCCGCCGGACCATTCCGGCGGGCGCTTTTGTGTTCACGAGCCGCGAGACCAAGGCCATGCAGATGGCCGATCTCTTTGCCGAGATCACCGGTACTCCGGCCCTCTCTGATCACCTGATGGGCGAAAACGACCGTACCGCCACCGGTTTTCTGCCGGCCCCTCTCTTTGAAGCCACGGCCGACGCTTTTTTCGCCGCACCCGACACCAGTATCGATGGCTGGGAAACGGCCAGCGACGCGCAGGTCCGCATCGTCGCCACGGTCGGTCTCGCGCTGCAGTCGGTGCCGCCAGATACCCCGGCCATCTTCTGCGGCCACGGCGCCGTCGGCACGCTGCTTAAATGCCATCTCGGCGGGCTGCCGATTTCGCGCGAAGAAGACCAGAGCCGGCGCGGCGCTCAGGGCGGCGGCAATGGCTTTGTCTTCGACATGAAAACCCTCGCCCTCCTCACCGACTGGGTGCCCATGGAGGATATTTTACTCGATTGGTGGAAAGGCTAG
- a CDS encoding NADPH-dependent FMN reductase: protein MTRALTLSGSIRQGSYNRLLQHHMDKKLAAAGVEVTSIDLGDFDMPIFNEDLEADNTPEAAVRLAEMFRTHEIVFIASPEYNGGASPLIVNTITWLSRQRPSPFRHAVFGIGGVSSGKYGTIWGLSHLRESLTKIGTLVVPTLLGIGPAKEAFNEQGEPVEPAIIRKVDQIVEELTHFSRG from the coding sequence ATGACGCGCGCTCTTACCCTCTCCGGGTCCATCCGCCAGGGGTCCTATAATCGCCTGCTGCAGCACCATATGGACAAAAAGCTGGCCGCGGCCGGCGTCGAGGTCACCTCGATCGATCTCGGCGATTTTGACATGCCGATCTTCAACGAGGATCTGGAGGCCGACAACACTCCGGAGGCGGCAGTGCGCCTCGCCGAGATGTTCCGCACCCACGAGATCGTCTTCATCGCCTCGCCTGAATATAATGGCGGCGCGAGCCCGCTCATCGTGAACACCATCACTTGGCTCAGCCGGCAGCGGCCAAGCCCCTTCCGTCATGCCGTGTTCGGCATTGGCGGCGTCAGCTCGGGCAAATACGGCACCATCTGGGGCCTCAGCCATCTGCGCGAATCGCTGACCAAAATCGGCACGCTGGTCGTGCCAACCCTCCTCGGCATCGGCCCCGCCAAGGAAGCCTTCAACGAACAGGGCGAGCCGGTTGAACCGGCGATCATCCGCAAGGTCGATCAGATCGTTGAAGAACTCACCCATTTCAGCCGGGGGTAA